The following DNA comes from Candidatus Omnitrophota bacterium.
CTATCGTCAAAAGCCGTCGTAACATCTTTTGCGACCTGATAGTTCTCATGCCCTTTGCCTGCTATAAGCACGATATCTCCTCTTTGCGCCCCGGCCAAAGCGTGATGGATAGCCTCTCTGCGGTCAGTAATTACCTTATAATCCTTAAAATCACGGGGCAGGCCTTTTTTTATATCATCTATTATCGCCTCGGGTTCTTCATCGCGCGGGTTATCGCTCGTTATCACCACAAGATCCGACAACTCGGCGGCTACTTTGGCCATTCTCGGCCTCTTTTGTTTGTCCCTGTTGCCTCCACAGCCAAATACGGTTATAATTCTTTTCTGTTTTATCTGCGCAAGCGCTGTCAGCACGTTAAGAAGCGCGTTATCCGTGTGGGCGTAGTCAACAAAAACCGATACGCCGCCGCGGCAGGGGGCTATTCTCTCCATCCTGCCCGGCGCGGGCTTGAACTCTTTCATCGCGGTTTTAATACAGCCTGACGATAGGCCGATGGAAACAGCAAAGGCTATAGCGGAGAGCATATTGTATATATTATGCTCTCCAATGAGAGGGCTATCTATGCAAAACGACTCGTTTGGCGTGCAGACCTTAAAACTTGTCCTATCCGACGTCTGGGATATCCCGCAGGCTTTTATATCGGCACGGCCTTTTATGCCGTAGGTCAGCGTATCGGACTTTAGTTCATTGGCAAGCAAACAGCCGTAAGTGTCATCTATATTTATAATACTGCGGCCGTCTTTCTTGAGCATATAAAAGAGTTTGCGCTTTGCCTGAAAATATGTTTCCATATCTTTATGATAATCAAGATGCTCGCCTGTAAGATTTGTGAATATTGCCCTGTTAAACGTAATCGCGTCAACGCGGGACTGGTCCAGAGCGTGGCTTGAAACCTCCATGGCGCAGTTATTTATCCCCGAAGCCTCCATATCGCTTAACAACATTTGCAACATGATAGAAGACGGCGTCGTATTGACAGCCGGTATCAGCCTTGGGCCTATTTTATAATTCACGGTACCTATCATACCGCATTCCATCCCAGCCTTATTCAATAAGGCTGAAACCATATACAGTATAGTGGTTTTGCCGTTAGTTCCGGTAATACCCGTTACGTTCATCCTGCCAGAAGGATGGTTATAAAAATTGGCGGCTATCCTGGCGCATGAGCCCCTTATGTCCTTGACTATTACCTTGGTAATATTCTTGTATGTTATAAAATCCTTTTCTGCTGCGATGCAGACAGCTCCGCGCTCTATCGCCTCATCAATATAATCATAACCATTCAGTGAAGCGCCCTCAAAGGCGAAAAACATGCCCCTGCTCTTAACCTGCTTGGAATTATACGATATAGAATCAATATCAATTTCTCTGGCGCCTTTGACAAGGCAGGAATCAATTCCTCTAAGAAGCGGGTTAAGCCTCATCCTCGCCCTCCTGTTCAGTCCGAAGATACCTTAATGTGGCGTCACATATATCCCTGAATACAGGGGCCGCAACCGTGCCGCCATAATAACCATTACGGGGAGTATCAATCATAACGCATACGGTTATAGCGGGATTATCAGTGGGGGCAAAACCGACAAAGGACGCTACGTAATCTCTGTGTGAGTATTTTCCCGAAGGCTCTATTTTTTGCGCGGTACCTGTTTTTCCTCCCGCGGCGTAACGCGTAAGCTTTGCCTTACTGCCGGTTCCTGTCTCAATAACGGATTTCATGACGGCCCTTAATTGCCGGGCCGTGTCTTTACCGATAACGCGCCTTACCTGTTCGGGATAATACTGCCTGATAAACGCGCCGTCTTCATCTATAATACCGCTTACTATACGCGGTTTAAATAATACCCCGCCGTTGGCTACGGCAGAGACCCCCGCGGCAAGCTGGATCATCGTAACTCCTATTTCATGCCCTATGGGAATAGCCGCTATGGAGCCTTTTGTCCATGAATTTAAGGGCCGCAGCATTCCGCTAATTTCACCGTGCAACTCTACCCCCGTAGGAGAGCCGAATCCAAAACTCCGTATGTATTTATACAAATCCTTATCGCCAAGTTTAATAGCGGCTTTTACCGTCCCGATATTAGATGATTGCTCTATCACTTCTTTAAAAGTCAACTCACCGTGGCCGCGGTGATCGTGTAATGTCCTGCCTGCTATGGCCCAAGAACCGTTTTCACAAAAAAATTTGTCATTTAACGAAACCTTTCCGGAATCAATACAGGCGGCGGCAGTCACAACCTTAAACACGGAACCCGGTTCATAATAATCCGCGATCGCGCGGTTTCTTTTCTGCGCGCTTGAGGCCGTGCCAAACCGGTTAAGGTCATACGATGGCCGTACCGCGAGGGCAAGGACATCTCCGTTATTCGGATCCATGACTAGGGCAACGCCCGCGTTTGCCCGGTGTTTGGCCACTATCTTGGCCAATGATTTTTCAGCTATGTGCTGAATAACCTCATCTATTGTCAAAATAACGCTAAACCCGTTGATAGAAGGAACATGTCTATTGCCAAAGGCCTGGACTTCTCTGCCCTTTGCGTCTCTGATGCTTACCCTATAACCCTTTTTCCCGGCTAAATATTTATCATAGTAAGCTTCAATCCCCTCCAGCCCATTATTGTCAATACCGGAAAAACCTATGGTCTGGCACGCCAGCCCGGCATTCGGATAAAAACGTTTTGTCTCATCAATAATCTGCACGCCTTTGATATTAAGATTTTTTACCTTGTCCGACTGCTCCTGTGAAATCTTACGCGCAAGCCAGACAAACATCTTATCACGGTTAAGCCTTTCATATAAAAAATCCTCGCTTTGATTCAAAGCCCTGGAAAGCGATCTGGCCGCCTTGCGTTTCTCCTTTACGTCTCTGGCTATGGCATAAACCGAATCAACTTTAAGGCTTAAGGCGAGTTTACGCATTTTTCTGTCCAATATATCTCCCCGTTTCGGCTCAAGTTCAATACGGACCATGTGCTGCATACGGGACAGATGAAGCGCTTTTTTATAAAAAAATATGTGCATATATATCAATCGCGCGCAGATAAGTGTAATAAATATTGTAAAAATAAGTGATATCACACCTATCCGTGATTTATATTTCCTTGTGCTATGCAAGTTAGGGGCTCTTTCTCACTGGAGGGTTTATATCCTTGCGCTAAACAACCGCGTGGATTACATACGGTAAATACATAAAAATCTAATCACTTACTTCTTTTGCTATGGCCTCATTATTAAAAGAAAACATGCTTAAAAATAAACCGGATACAGGTATCGGCAGTCTTACGGGGCCGGCTGTAACCTCTGCGGCAACAGGCGCCTTAATTTTCACAGTCACCGAATCAAGAGGCATCGCGGCACAGCCTTTAATATTCTCTTTAAATTTACTGTCAAGCCGCGCGGACGACTCCAGCACGGATATACCGTATCGTAAATCATTATTCTTATCAACCAATAATTCCAAATCCCTGCTTGAGTTATTTATAGTATAACCGCATTCAATAAGGTTGGCATATTGGTGGACATAAATAAGTGATACAAACGCCGCAATAACTATTATGGAAACGGCCCTTGCCATCCTTATATCCTTTCAGCCGAGCGCATTTTCGCGCTTCTGGCTCTGGGGTTTAAAACTATCTCTTCTTCGCGCGGCCGTATAGGCTTTTTTGTAATAACTCTCAACAAACCGTCTTTGGCAAACGCCCTAAGGGTATGTTTAACTATTCTATCCTCAAGGGAATGAAACGATATCGCCACAATCCGGCCGTTCTTTTTTAAAAAACCGGGGACCTTTAACAAGGCGCTTTCTATGGACTTTAATTCATCGTTAACAAATATCCTGAAAGCCTGAAACGCCCTCGTGGCGGGGTTTATCCTTTGAGCGTATTTCCGCCCTACGGCATTTGTTATGACCGCGGCCAATCTGCCTGAATCATATATAGGCGATATCCTTCCGGCTTCCACAATCGCTCTTGATATCGTCCGCCAGTACCTTTCTTCTCCAAATGTCCTGATTATATTGCCTATCTGATTTTCAGTCATTGTTTCAAGCATTTCCCATAAAGGCCGGCCTTTTGTCCTGTCAAGGCGCATATCCAGGGGCCCGCTGTTTGAAAAGCTAAAACCCCTTTGCCCGTCATCTAATTGCAATGATGATATGCCAAGGTCAAAAAGCACTGCGTCAACCTGTCCAATACCCAGAGATGCCAATACCTTGTCAAAACAGCAGAAGTTTTCATTAAAAAGACGGAAATTTTTTCCAAACTCTCTTAGTATTTCAGCCGATTTATTAACAGCCAAATTATCGGCATCTAAACCTATAAGCATCCCATCGGGCGAAATCTTTTTCAGTATCTCAACGGCATGCCCGGCACAACCTAAGGTGCAGTCAAGCACCACGCTACCGTTTCTACAATTTAAATTTTCCAGGGCTTCGCTTAATAATACGCTTTTATGCACAGTATCCTTAGCGCTTATCTCTTCCTGCCAAGGGCCCTTTCTCCGCTTTCGGATTCATGCCGACCGCCCGGGGAGCGCAATTAAGAGCGCGCATTTTTTTGAATCTTTCAATAGCGGAATAATTTTCATCTAACATTTTTTTCCTTAGACCAAGTCCGTTGCTAACTGTCATAATATGCACCGCCCGACTTACTCGTTGATAAGATTCTCGGCTATTTCTTCAAACGATTCTTTTGAATCAGCGTAAAAATTCTTCCATAGGTCGCGTGACCATATCTCTATTCTATTAGATACGCCGATAAAAACAACATCTTTTTTTATTAAGGCGTATTCTTTCAGATACCCCGGCAAGAGTATACGGCCCTGCTTATCAGGGGTAATGTCCTGGGCTCCTGAAAATATTATACGGTTAAATTTACGGTGTTCTGATTTTGTAAAAGGCATGGAACGAAACTTTGACTCCTGCATTTTCCATTCTTCTTCAGTAAAAACGAAAAGGCATTTATCAAGTCCGCGTGTCATATACAGCTTTTCCGCGTACGCCTCTTTTAAGGCGTCCCGGAATTTGGAAGGTATTATTAAACGGCCCTTGCGGTCCAGCGTATGTTCAAATTCACCATAAAACATGTTTTGACCCTTTGTGCCGCATAAACTTTTTTCGCATTGCCAAACAGTGTTTACAAAGAGACCGATTATCGCGTAGCTAAATCCAACCATGCATACCGGCTCTCTGATGCCATCCCTTATCGCCCACCGAGAAGGGTCATCCACCAAGAAAGGCCTTATACTTTACCCACCGAGAAGGGCCATCTGATAAAAAAATCTTAATGCTTCTCCCACCGAGAAGGACTAATGACCTGTATAAACCACTTTACTCCACTTTAAACCACTTCGTTACAAATATACTACTTATACGGCTTATTGTCAAGATGATATTTTTACATAACGCAATAAATTTTATATTATTATTTAATAACAGTTTTAAGCAAAAACCATTATTACAATCCACTGTTTTTTTAAGTCAAAATCAGGGCAGGATATAACGGGCAGGTATTGTAAAAAACAACCTGTAAGACGAGGCTTGCTATTGCATCAAAGCATCATATATCTAATAGGCCCAGATACCTTTTCTTTCATTTTTTGAACGGCGTTGAAGGCTTAAAAAATCGTCGGCATATTTTGTATTTGGCGGGATAATATATACCTTGGCATAACCGGCTTTAATCAACTCCGCGTTGACAAACGTTTTATCAACATAGACATAAGCAAGAAGCCTGTTGTATTTGTCTCTTCTGACAGTGTCAAATTCCAGGCGGACATTCTTACCTTTTACAAGACGCGAATTAAATTCCTTTGCCTGTTCGGCAAGATATTCAGCAGGCGGATTTTTATAATTCATTTCAGGCGTATCAATACCGAGATACCTGACCCTTTCTTCATTGTCAAGTTTTACGGTATCTCCATCATAAACATAGACAACCCTTGCCCGGTATGGGCCGGCGTCAATGCCCGCGCACCCGCAGAAAAAAAATGGCGTCAGCGCCGTAACCAGCACAGAAAAAACAAGATTACGCATTGAGATACGCATACCTTATTATGAATAATACTGAAAAAACGTACAACAGCGGATGGATCGCCCTTGCCCTGCCGGCGATAATGTTGAGCAATACATAAGATATAAAACCAAAAGCAATGCCCTCGGTTATGCTAAAACCGCAAAAGGGCATCGCCGCGATGGTAAGAAACGATGGTATTGATTCCGAATACCTGTCCCAATCAATATTACGAACGCTTGACATCATCATAACACCAACTATTATCATGGCGGGCGCCACTACAGGATATAAAAAATGGTTTTCAGAAACCCTGTATCCGCCTCCCACCATGCTCACAATCGGATGAAAAAAAACCGCCAAGACCATAAGCACGCCCGTAACAATACTCGTCAAACCTGTCCTGCCCCCGGAGGATATACCCGCAACCGATTCAATATAACTAGATACCGTTGACGTGCCAAGCCCGGCACCGGCAACCGTGGCGGCTGCGTCGGCCAATAAAGCGCCTCTGGCCCTGGGTAATTCTCCATTTTTCGTAAAACCCCCTTTTTCGCCGACGCCAATCAACGTGCCAACCGTGTCAAAAAGATCTAAAAAGAAAAAAACGAATATTATCTCTAAAAAACCGATGCCTAATACCGATTTTATATTCAGTTTCATGAATGTGGGCATTATTGAGGGCACGGGACTGACGATACCTTTATATTCCAACAACCCGAGCATAGAACCAAGAAATGCCGTTAATAACATTCCTATAAGCATAGCCCCTCTGACATTGAGAACAAGCAGGGCGGATATTGACATGACCCCGAATATAGACAGCAGTACGGCAGGATTTTTAAAGCTTCCCAGCTTTACATATACTACCGGGTCCGGTATCGTAAGTCCTGACCATTCAAAACCTATCATGGCTATAAGAAGCCCTATCCCAACGGTAATAGCGTGCCTTAAGCTTAACGGCACAGCCTTTATTATGTTCTCTCGGAAACCGAACAAAGCGCATAGGATAAAAATCACGCCTGATATAAACACTGCGCCGAGAGCGGCCTGCCAGGGCAGTACGCGGGAATCTGCGCCTAAAAGACCGGCGATAAAAGGACATGCCACATACGTGAAATAAACATTGTGTCCCATGGCCGGCGCTAACGCTATGGGATAATTAGCCAGCAATGCCATAAGAAAGCACCCGATCGCGCTGGCAAGACAGGTTGCCACCATAACGGATTTAAAATCCATACCGACCGTTGAGAGAATAGCCGGTTGAACGCAGATGATATAAGCCATTGTCATAAAAGTCGTGATACCGGCTATGACCTCTGTCCGAACATCCGTATTATTTTCTTTTAATTTAAATAACTTCTCAATCATCCGCGGCGGACCTCAATAAGGAACGACATAATTTTCTTCGTCCGTCACATTCATATAGTCTTGAAATGTCATATGCCCAAGTATCTCTTCGTTTATCTTAGCCCTTCTGGCCGAAAGATACGGATGCGTATACCAGTAACGCTTCGGGCCGGTTTTACCTGCCATCTGCCACTTGATGAGCTTATCAATCGCCCTGACCATGGCATTGGGATCTATCTCTGTTTTTTTGAGATATTTAACGGCCAGGGCATCAGCCTCATACTCATGTTCCCTGCTGTTGGCGAGCATCAAATGGCCCAGAGCTTCTCCTGCCTTGTATTTTGTGTAAGAATCTTTGGCCCCGCTTACAACGAGTATCTGCATTACCTGGTAGCCTATGCTGTCCTGAAGCCTCTTTATGCTGTGCCGGGCACAGACGTGTCCCACTTCGTGGGCCAATATGGCGGCTATTTCATCATCATCAAGTTTTTCAAGAAGGGCCTTAAATATATAGATATAGCCGCCGGGCAGGGCAAAGGCATTTTCCGTATCATCAACATCAAGGACCCGGAACCTGAATACAAGCTCTTTCCTGTCAGAAACAAGCGCTATCATCTGCCCTATCCTGGCAACCTTTTCCTGGTTCAGATAATTTTCGTCAAGTTTATATTTTTTTTCCACCTGTTCGGATATGGACCGGCCCATCTCTATTTCTTTTTCAATGGGTATCAACAGGGTTTCTTCTTTTCCGGTAGCAAGATTATATTCAGAATAGGGGTAAACAAAATTGATATGATACAGGCAAAAAAACAACAGCAGGCTTATAAGCTTATGCCAGGACATCATCAAAGATTAGCCTCTCATACGCTGGATAAGGCCCTCTAATTCCTTCGGGTCATTAGACCTCTGCATGGCAATATCCTCGTCAATAACATTTTCCATTACCAGCCTTGCGAGAGACCCGTTCAAGGTTATCATACCGTCTTTGGCGCCTGTCTGTATAGCGGAATAAAGCTGATGCAGATTATTTTCGCGTATAAGATGCCTTATCGCGGGGTTAACATTCATGATCTCGTATGCCAACACTAAAGAGTCTTTATCTTTTCTCGGTAAAAGCTCCTGGACAATAACTCCGACAAGCACGGAGGCAAGCTGTATACGCACTTGCTGTTGTTGCTCGGCCAAAAAAACATCCATTATACGGCTGATTGCGTGTGTAGAGCTGTGAGTGTGCAGTGTCGCAAGTATCAAATGCCCTGTTTCAGCAAGCGTAAGCGCCGTGCTTATCGTGTCAAGGTCCCTCATCTCGCCGATCATAATGACATCCGGTGATTCACGCAATACATGCCGCAGGGCTTCGCTGAAAGACGAAGTATCACTGCCGATCTCGCGCTGATCTACAATAGATTTCTTATGCGAATGGATAAACTCAATAGGGTCTTCTATGGTGATAATATGGCAACGCCGTCTTTCATTTATATGCTCAAGCATGCTTGAAAGCGTGGTAGACTTTCCACTGCCGGTAGGCCCTGTCACAAGAATAAGCCCGTTAGGTTTATTTACAAAATCAACTACCATTTCAGGCAGGCCCAAATCCTTGATTTTCGGTATATCAAATGGTATAAGCCTGATGGCCATACCTATTGAGCTCCTTTGGTAATAGGCATTCAGCCTGAAACGGCTGATACCTTCAACACCGAATGACGCGTCCAACTCCTTGTCTTTTTTAAAACGCAGCATCTGTTCTTCTGTCAGTACCGAGGCAAGCAACTGCTCAATCTCATCGGATTTCATCGGATTCTGATATTTGATAGACTGCATCTCTCCTCTTAAACGCAGCATCGGAGGCGCGCCGGCGGCAAAGATAAGGTCCGACGCCTTAAGGTTGTTCATCAACTCAAGCAGCTGTCTTAACTGATCCATACTGGTATCCTTTCAAATATACGTGAAGAATATAACGAGCGCCTATAAGCCGAGTTCTGTCAATGAAATTATGCCGGCGCGGCATTGCGTAAAAGAATTACGCCAAGCCTTGCGGCATAAGCGCCTACGTGATAAATATCCAAGGCGTTATTTTCACCGGATGGCCATCTATCTGGCCCTGTTATTGCTAACAGGATCGTCTTCCTTTTTAGGGGAAAGCAGCGACCTGACCCGCCCCGCGAACTAAGGAACGGACAGCTCCTATGGCAGGGCCTATTTGGTCTTGCACCGCGTAGAGATTGCCGCGTTTCATCTCACGACCATTGTTATGGATTAGTATAAAAGGCCGCGGGCAGTCTTGCCCGCAGGCCCTTATGGCCATACGCAATAAATCGCTACTCGTCTCTGTGGCTCTCGCCTTTCTAAAACATCCCGCAAAAAGGCGACCTTTTCAAAACCCTAAGGCATTGAAAAGGTAATCCGCCCCTGCATGGATAAAACCTGCAGGGGGACGGGCGTTACCCGCTACGCTGTCCTGTGGTGCTCGGACTTTCCTCTGCCGCCAGGTTTACCCGAGGTATTTTTTACCGGGCAAAACACTCTGACGGCAGCGGCCATCAGGCGCGCGTCATATTCTTCAAAGAACAATAATCCGGACATCTTATTTTAAAACAAAAGACCTGCCGCTCTTTGGCGGCATTGCGGCATCTATGGCCTTGTTCGCCAGTTTATCAGCGCCCTTGTTCTGCTCTCTCGGGATATTATTGACTATCACCTTGTCAAAATGAACAAGGGCCTTCCTTGCTTTCTCATGCAGGCCTTTAAGCACGGGGTTTTTTACCTTGTATTCTCCTGATAATTGTTTTGCCAGCAATTCGCTGTCCGTATTAATTGAAATAGCTTTAGCGCCTAATCTGCGGGCCTCTTCCATGCCGGTGATAAGAGCCGTGTATTCGGCCACATTATTGGTAGCATTTCCTATAAATTTATCAATATTTCCTACAACCTGCCTGTCTTCATCCTCAAGGATTATACCCACTCCCGCCGGACCGGGGTTTCCGCGCGCGGCGCCGTCAACATATAAAGATAAAAAATCACGCTTTGTCTTCTTCATCGGTTATATAAAGCATCCGCTGGCAGTTTTCGCATTTTATGATAGCCTGCTTCATTTTGATCTCGTTGATAACCTGCGAGGGCATATGCATATAGCATCCTCCGCAGGCTCCGTTCACGATACGGGCAAGCGCCTGGCCGTCCCTGCCTAAAAGTATGCGCTCGTATTCGGCTAAGAGTTTACCGTCTAATAGCGGAACTATCTGCTGTCTTTTGGCGTTCAACTGCTCAATGTCCGATTTGATATTGCTTATATCTTTCTCAACCAAGGCTGTCTGCTCTTCTGTTTTTTTTGATTCTTGGCTGAATTTTTCTTTTTCAGATTCCAGTGTCTTTTTTGCCTGATCAATAGTATCCATAAGGTTGATTATCTCTTCCTCAAGCAGAGAATTATCCGCCTTCCGGCTGCCTATCTCATTAATCATAGCCGTGTATTCTTTATTTGTCTTTATCTGGTATAGCTGTGCTTCCAGTTTTTTTATCTCCGACTCCTTTGAGCCCAAGGACACCTCTTTTCCCTTGTGCTCAAGCTGCAGCGCCTTAAGATTGTCTTCGGCTTTCTTGACGCCTAATTTTTTGGACTCAAGCGAGGCCTTGAGCAAAACAATCTGTCCGGGCCTGTCGTCAAGTTCTGCTTTCATTTTGTAAATCTGAATATCTATATCCTGAAGTTTTATAAGGAATTCCGTTTGCTGTGGAATATCTAATTCATTAGACATAGTATAAAAATTATATCATACAAGGCTAAAATTACAAGCAATATTTTACATTATGTCAAGCCAAAATTAAAATGTCCGGTTTTTACCAAAATTAAAATGTCCGGTTTTAATTAAAAGTAGCAGTAGCAGCTTTTCTTTCTTTTTGGTTCTTTTTCTTTCTTTGTTAATAAGTGCAAATTG
Coding sequences within:
- a CDS encoding UDP-N-acetylmuramoyl-L-alanyl-D-glutamate--2,6-diaminopimelate ligase; translated protein: MRLNPLLRGIDSCLVKGAREIDIDSISYNSKQVKSRGMFFAFEGASLNGYDYIDEAIERGAVCIAAEKDFITYKNITKVIVKDIRGSCARIAANFYNHPSGRMNVTGITGTNGKTTILYMVSALLNKAGMECGMIGTVNYKIGPRLIPAVNTTPSSIMLQMLLSDMEASGINNCAMEVSSHALDQSRVDAITFNRAIFTNLTGEHLDYHKDMETYFQAKRKLFYMLKKDGRSIINIDDTYGCLLANELKSDTLTYGIKGRADIKACGISQTSDRTSFKVCTPNESFCIDSPLIGEHNIYNMLSAIAFAVSIGLSSGCIKTAMKEFKPAPGRMERIAPCRGGVSVFVDYAHTDNALLNVLTALAQIKQKRIITVFGCGGNRDKQKRPRMAKVAAELSDLVVITSDNPRDEEPEAIIDDIKKGLPRDFKDYKVITDRREAIHHALAGAQRGDIVLIAGKGHENYQVAKDVTTAFDDRKVARQAMEGLGLSESFV
- a CDS encoding penicillin-binding transpeptidase domain-containing protein produces the protein MHIFFYKKALHLSRMQHMVRIELEPKRGDILDRKMRKLALSLKVDSVYAIARDVKEKRKAARSLSRALNQSEDFLYERLNRDKMFVWLARKISQEQSDKVKNLNIKGVQIIDETKRFYPNAGLACQTIGFSGIDNNGLEGIEAYYDKYLAGKKGYRVSIRDAKGREVQAFGNRHVPSINGFSVILTIDEVIQHIAEKSLAKIVAKHRANAGVALVMDPNNGDVLALAVRPSYDLNRFGTASSAQKRNRAIADYYEPGSVFKVVTAAACIDSGKVSLNDKFFCENGSWAIAGRTLHDHRGHGELTFKEVIEQSSNIGTVKAAIKLGDKDLYKYIRSFGFGSPTGVELHGEISGMLRPLNSWTKGSIAAIPIGHEIGVTMIQLAAGVSAVANGGVLFKPRIVSGIIDEDGAFIRQYYPEQVRRVIGKDTARQLRAVMKSVIETGTGSKAKLTRYAAGGKTGTAQKIEPSGKYSHRDYVASFVGFAPTDNPAITVCVMIDTPRNGYYGGTVAAPVFRDICDATLRYLRTEQEGEDEA
- the rsmH gene encoding 16S rRNA (cytosine(1402)-N(4))-methyltransferase RsmH → MHKSVLLSEALENLNCRNGSVVLDCTLGCAGHAVEILKKISPDGMLIGLDADNLAVNKSAEILREFGKNFRLFNENFCCFDKVLASLGIGQVDAVLFDLGISSLQLDDGQRGFSFSNSGPLDMRLDRTKGRPLWEMLETMTENQIGNIIRTFGEERYWRTISRAIVEAGRISPIYDSGRLAAVITNAVGRKYAQRINPATRAFQAFRIFVNDELKSIESALLKVPGFLKKNGRIVAISFHSLEDRIVKHTLRAFAKDGLLRVITKKPIRPREEEIVLNPRARSAKMRSAERI
- the mraZ gene encoding division/cell wall cluster transcriptional repressor MraZ, whose protein sequence is MFYGEFEHTLDRKGRLIIPSKFRDALKEAYAEKLYMTRGLDKCLFVFTEEEWKMQESKFRSMPFTKSEHRKFNRIIFSGAQDITPDKQGRILLPGYLKEYALIKKDVVFIGVSNRIEIWSRDLWKNFYADSKESFEEIAENLINE
- a CDS encoding thermonuclease family protein, which encodes MRNLVFSVLVTALTPFFFCGCAGIDAGPYRARVVYVYDGDTVKLDNEERVRYLGIDTPEMNYKNPPAEYLAEQAKEFNSRLVKGKNVRLEFDTVRRDKYNRLLAYVYVDKTFVNAELIKAGYAKVYIIPPNTKYADDFLSLQRRSKNERKGIWAY
- a CDS encoding NCS2 family permease, whose protein sequence is MIEKLFKLKENNTDVRTEVIAGITTFMTMAYIICVQPAILSTVGMDFKSVMVATCLASAIGCFLMALLANYPIALAPAMGHNVYFTYVACPFIAGLLGADSRVLPWQAALGAVFISGVIFILCALFGFRENIIKAVPLSLRHAITVGIGLLIAMIGFEWSGLTIPDPVVYVKLGSFKNPAVLLSIFGVMSISALLVLNVRGAMLIGMLLTAFLGSMLGLLEYKGIVSPVPSIMPTFMKLNIKSVLGIGFLEIIFVFFFLDLFDTVGTLIGVGEKGGFTKNGELPRARGALLADAAATVAGAGLGTSTVSSYIESVAGISSGGRTGLTSIVTGVLMVLAVFFHPIVSMVGGGYRVSENHFLYPVVAPAMIIVGVMMMSSVRNIDWDRYSESIPSFLTIAAMPFCGFSITEGIAFGFISYVLLNIIAGRARAIHPLLYVFSVLFIIRYAYLNA
- a CDS encoding M48 family metalloprotease; the encoded protein is MMSWHKLISLLLFFCLYHINFVYPYSEYNLATGKEETLLIPIEKEIEMGRSISEQVEKKYKLDENYLNQEKVARIGQMIALVSDRKELVFRFRVLDVDDTENAFALPGGYIYIFKALLEKLDDDEIAAILAHEVGHVCARHSIKRLQDSIGYQVMQILVVSGAKDSYTKYKAGEALGHLMLANSREHEYEADALAVKYLKKTEIDPNAMVRAIDKLIKWQMAGKTGPKRYWYTHPYLSARRAKINEEILGHMTFQDYMNVTDEENYVVPY
- a CDS encoding type IV pilus twitching motility protein PilT yields the protein MDQLRQLLELMNNLKASDLIFAAGAPPMLRLRGEMQSIKYQNPMKSDEIEQLLASVLTEEQMLRFKKDKELDASFGVEGISRFRLNAYYQRSSIGMAIRLIPFDIPKIKDLGLPEMVVDFVNKPNGLILVTGPTGSGKSTTLSSMLEHINERRRCHIITIEDPIEFIHSHKKSIVDQREIGSDTSSFSEALRHVLRESPDVIMIGEMRDLDTISTALTLAETGHLILATLHTHSSTHAISRIMDVFLAEQQQQVRIQLASVLVGVIVQELLPRKDKDSLVLAYEIMNVNPAIRHLIRENNLHQLYSAIQTGAKDGMITLNGSLARLVMENVIDEDIAMQRSNDPKELEGLIQRMRG
- a CDS encoding ribonuclease HI family protein — its product is MKKTKRDFLSLYVDGAARGNPGPAGVGIILEDEDRQVVGNIDKFIGNATNNVAEYTALITGMEEARRLGAKAISINTDSELLAKQLSGEYKVKNPVLKGLHEKARKALVHFDKVIVNNIPREQNKGADKLANKAIDAAMPPKSGRSFVLK
- a CDS encoding C4-type zinc ribbon domain-containing protein yields the protein MSNELDIPQQTEFLIKLQDIDIQIYKMKAELDDRPGQIVLLKASLESKKLGVKKAEDNLKALQLEHKGKEVSLGSKESEIKKLEAQLYQIKTNKEYTAMINEIGSRKADNSLLEEEIINLMDTIDQAKKTLESEKEKFSQESKKTEEQTALVEKDISNIKSDIEQLNAKRQQIVPLLDGKLLAEYERILLGRDGQALARIVNGACGGCYMHMPSQVINEIKMKQAIIKCENCQRMLYITDEEDKA